From Erigeron canadensis isolate Cc75 chromosome 8, C_canadensis_v1, whole genome shotgun sequence, one genomic window encodes:
- the LOC122610481 gene encoding receptor-like kinase TMK4, translating into MARQRHLLLLFIHLLLFSFSIAADDDATIMTKLLKSIFNPPATWGADKHFCDWEGITCDYNSSSSRRVTSINLYNKSLSGTLPPDLNNLSRLETLDLVYNEFTGPLPTLANLTLLRLVYLSGNFFTSIPQDFFSGLTNLQNFSISFQNNLAPWVLPDNIAECTSLRSFEASSASLTGSIPESFTSLPNLQYLSLSFNDLSGSLPFRFNNLSRLENLYLQDKSLSGPLPTFSNLTLLRHVFIRFNKFTSIPPDFFHGLTNLQDFDISANSFLAPWFLPNDLTHCTNLQLFSAHGTNVIGSIPYTFDGLSNLQFLDLSENNLNGSLPSQLNKLNNLIKIDLSNNSFSGALPTLSDLDKLETLIIDNNKFNSIPGNFFSGLTGLTYFEISNNSNLEPWDLPNNFGEIYGLESFIAVNASITGLIPEYSNGSSLETIHLSYNNLTGAIPASFAMSSISDLQLDNQLQGLSGTLDIISSMYQLRYVQLEANDFSGPIPDNLTRLPYLQLLDVSHNNISGYIPKFEHNVTFLYSNTSIRKQSSSRNNSSLRVVSVIVSVLTLAGIVLLVFYKYHVLSRKSRIPITGSHGEIPISENGNVMVSMQLLELVTDNFSDNNVLGRGGFGTVYKGELLDGTKIAVKKMKSDVNGAKGIKEFQAEIGVLTRVRHRHLVALLGYCINDNERLLVYEYMPRGTLSQHLFKWREHKSQPLSWNQRVSIALDVGRGVEYMHSLAQQSFIHRDLKPANILLDDDLRAKVADFGLVKNAPDGKYSIETRLAGTFGYLAPEYAITGRVTTKVDVYAFGVILMQLITGRKAIDGSMPDERYQLVTWFRMVPICKENMMKFIDRVFDTDSCDTLESILKVAELAHYCTAPEPFQRPNMGYVVAMLGQLVEEWNPSRHKDGIAYGHKHNMSLPEMLQDNEDTTRLLNLFRSNSF; encoded by the exons ATGGCACGTCAACgccacctcctcctcctctttaTCCACCTCCTTCTGTTCTCTTTCTCGATAGCTGCTGACGACGATGCCACCATCATGACTAAGCTTTTGAAGTCCATTTTCAATCCCCCAGCCACTTGGGGGGCCGATAAACATTTCTGTGATTGGGAAGGAATCACATGTGACTACAACTCATCATCCAGTCGTCGTGTTACCTCCATCAATCTTTATAACAAATCACTCAGCGGAACCCTCCCACCCGATCTTAACAACCTCTCACGCCTCGAAACCCTTGACCTTGTGTATAACGAATTTACTGGCCCCCTGCCTACTTTAGCTAACCTCACTCTTCTCCGGCTAGTATACCTTTCGGGCAACTTCTTCACTTCAATCCCTCAAGATTTCTTTTCCGGACTTACAAATCTCCAAAATTTCTCCATCTCTTTTCAAAATAATCTTGCTCCATGGGTTCTCCCAGACAACATCGCTGAATGTACTAGCTTACGCTCATTCGAAGCTAGTTCAGCATCCCTCACGGGTTCCATTCCCGAATCTTTCACCAGCTTACCCAATCTGCAGTATCTCAGTTTGTCTTTCAATGACCTCAGCGGAAGCCTGCCCTTCCGCTTCAACAACCTCTCGCGGCTCGAAAACCTTTACCTTCAAGATAAATCACTCTCAGGTCCCTTGCCTACTTTTTCTAACCTCACTCTCCTCCGGCATGTATTTATCCGTTTCAATAAGTTCACTTCAATCCCCCCCGATTTCTTTCACGGTCTTACTAATCTCCAGGATTTTGATATCTCTGCCAACTCTTTTCTGGCACCATGGTTTCTCCCTAATGACCTCACTCATTGCACAAACTTACAATTATTTTCTGCCCACGGGACAAACGTAATCGGTTCTATTCCATACACTTTCGACGGTCTCTCCAATTTGCAGTTTCTTGATTTGTCCGAAAACAACCTCAATGGAAGCCTCCCCTCCCAACTCAACAAGCTCAACAATCTCATCAAAATTGATCTCAGTAACAACTCATTCTCTGGCGCCTTACCTACTCTATCTGACCTTGATAAACTCGAAACACTAATCATCGACAACAACAAGTTCAATTCAATCCCCGGGAATTTCTTCTCCGGTCTCACTGGTCTCACATATTTTGAAATCTCTAACAATTCAAATCTGGAGCCATGGGATCTCCCAAACAACTTCGGCGAAATTTACGGATTAGAGTCATTCATAGCCGTTAATGCTAGCATAACCGGGCTCATTCCAGAATATTCTAACGGTAGTAGTTTGGAGACAATACATTTGTCCTACAATAATCTCACAGGAGCCATACCTGCATCTTTTGCTATGTCGTCGATTAGCGATCTTCAGCTTGACAATCAGCTTCAAGGCCTTTCTGGTACACTTGATATAATCTCTTCAATGTATCAACTTAGGTATGTTCAGTTAGAAGCTAATGATTTCAGTGGTCCTATTCCTGATAACTTGACACGTTTGCCATATCTTCAACTACTTGATGTGTCACACAATAATATCTCTGGATATATACCTAAATTCGAACATAACGTGACGTTCTTATATAGCAATACATCAATACGTAAACAAAGTTCTAGCAGAAATAATAGTTCATTACGCGTGGTTAGTGTAATAGTTAGTGTTCTTACTTTAGCTGGGATAGTGTTGCTCGTGTTTTACAAGTATCACGTACTTTCTAGAAAATCACGCATTCCAATTACCGGAAGTCATGGTGAAATACCTATTTCTGAAAATGGCAATGTGATGGTTTCCATGCAACTACTTGAGCTAGTCACTGATAACTTTAGTGATAACAACGTCTTGGGGAGAGGCGGATTTGGTACGGTTTACAAAGGTGAGTTACTTGACGGAACTAAGATTGCAGTCAAGAAAATGAAATCTGATGTGAACGGAGCAAAAGGCATTAAAGAGTTCCAAGCAGAAATTGGGGTACTAACGAGAGTTAGGCATAGACATCTCGTTGCTCTTCTTGGTTACTGTATTAATGATAACGAGAGGCTTCTAGTGTATGAATACATGCCGCGAGGCACTTTAAGTCAACATTTGTTTAAGTGGAGAGAACATAAAAGTCAACCTCTCAGCTGGAACCAAAGGGTTTCAATTGCCTTAGATGTGGGAAGAGGGGTTGAATATATGCATAGTTTAGCACAACAGAGCTTCATTCATCGTGACTTAAAGCCTGCTAACATTCTTCTTGATGATGACTTGAGAGCAAAGGTTGCGGATTTTGGTTTGGTTAAGAATGCCCCTGATGGGAAATACTCAATAGAGACAAGATTGGCAGGGACTTTTGGTTATTTGGCCCCAGAATATGCTA TTACCGGGAGGGTGACAACCAAGGTGGATGTTTATGCATTTGGGGTAATCTTGATGCAGTTAATTACTGGCCGAAAAGCAATAGATGGAAGTATGCCGGATGAGAGATATCAGTTGGTTACATGGTTCCGAATGGTCCCTATCTGCAAagaaaacatgatgaaattcattGATCGGGTGTTTGATACCGATTCTTGTGATACCCTTGAAAGTATCTTGAAGGTGGCTGAGTTAGCACATTATTGTACTGCACCTGAACCATTTCAAAGACCTAACATGGGTTATGTAGTAGCCATGTTGGGTCAACTTGTAGAAGAATGGAACCCCTCTCGACACAAAGATGGTATAGCTTATGGCCACAAGCACAATATGAGCCTTCCGGAAATGTTGCAAGACAATGAGGACACCACAAGATTGCTCAACCTCTTTCGGTCAAACTCTTTCTAA